The Acropora palmata chromosome 10, jaAcrPala1.3, whole genome shotgun sequence genome contains a region encoding:
- the LOC141893697 gene encoding armadillo repeat-containing protein 1-like, translating into MTALGVVEHLRNLASDPHNRATIVKDEGCLAGLVLFLDNGDVNVVVTALEALKFLSEFQPNRFKMREEMGMIVSLKSIMNREDCNPKARQLAKEVYQNIMPTVSVPSGKRTSGPSQSFFLGNLNKRAKVVILQIKGLANQITRKLCEDELVKVKGVISFTFIMNKSRCLVRCKAELQPETLCEVINKTKVLSAQQVVKNERGEEVILSFGAAPASSCGKGNNGSLPDYLPEEDDVVISDKAIKKVGSDDKENGWFSSVTTFFSKTLYW; encoded by the exons ATGACTGCTCTAGGAGTTGTTGAACATCTGAGAAATCTAGCCTCTGATCCACATAACAGAGCAACGATAGTCAAG GATGAAGGTTGTTTAGCTGGGTTGGTTCTATTTCTGGACAACGGAGATGTTAACGTAGTTGTTACTGCCTTGGAG GCCTTGAAATTCCTTTCGGAATTCCAACCTAACCGTTTCAAAATGAGAGAGGAGATGGGAATGATTGTCAGCTTGAAGAGCATAATGAATAGAGAAGACTGCAATCCAAAAGCAAGACAATTAGCCAAAGAAGTTTATCAAAACATTATGCCTACAGTCAGTGTTCCTTCAGGTAAAAGGACGAG tggtcCTTCTCAATCTTTCTTCCTtggaaatttaaataaaagagCAAAAGTGGTAATTCTTCAAATAAAAGGCCTTGCAAACCAG ATTACCAGAAAGCTTTGTGAGGATGAACTAGTTAAGGTCAAAGGAGTCATCAGTTTTACTTTCATCATGAACAAGTCAAGGTGTTTGGTCAGATGTAAAGCAGAGTTGCAACCAGAAACACTCTGTGAAGTtattaacaaaacaaaggttCTGTCTGCACAACAAGtggtgaaaaatgaaagaggaGAAGAG GTGATACTATCATTTGGAGCAGCTCCAGCCAGTAGTTGTGGAAAAGGAAACAACGGTTCATTACCAGACTATCTTCCAGAGGAAGATGATGTGGTGATTTCAGATAAG GCAATCAAGAAGGTTGGAAGTGATGATAAGGAAAATGGCTGGTTCTCTAGTGTAACAACATTCTTCAGCAAGACGCTGTATTGGTAA